The Roseofilum reptotaenium CS-1145 genome contains the following window.
TATTGCCCTATTAGGAGCCTTACGCTGCTGTGAAGATTTGGGCATTGAGTGGAAAAAGCTGGCTGGAACCTCTGCGGGTTCATTAACCGCAGCTTTTTTAGCCGCTAGTTTTCCGATTAATAAACTCGAAGAGATCTTGAGTAGCATCGACTATAATGGCATCTTCTCTCAAAAAACTAGCCCCTTCATTTTCAATGGCGATCCCAGCGACGACCTCCAAGCGCCTTTATCGATGATCGTCTCTTTATTATTGACCCAACAACTCGGTCAATATTCCTCAGATCCCTTCCGAGACTGGATTGCTAAAACCCTTAAATCCAGGGGAATTGAAACGTTTACTGATGTCAAACGCCTCGATCCCCAACGAGAACTGAAGATTGTCGTCTCCAATATCACCCACTGCGAAATGTGGGTTCTACCAGACGATCTCAATCCCAATTCTGCTCGACTTAACAAAGACCAACACAGCCATCGCCAAGCTATCCTACAACAGCATAATCTCAAGCATTACCAAGACTTTAGTATCGCTGAAGCCGTGCGCTTATCTTCGAGTATTCCTTTATTTTTCAAACCCGAAAAACTCGGTAATGCCTATATTCTCGATGGTGGTTTGCTCAGTAACTTCCCTTTGTGGATTTATGACCGCCCTTCCGGCGATCCCCTGAACCCTCCTAAATGGCCTACGTTTGGCTTTCGCTTAATCGATCAAACCCTGAATCCACCTAAAATTAACAATGCCCTTGATCTATTTACTGCTTCCCTGCGATCGATGGCTAATGCCAGAGACCGATACCATGTACGCCATGGCGATCAAGGTCGGGTGATTAATATCGATGTCACCAAAGCCAAAGTCACGACTACCGAGTTTTCCCTTAGCTCGGAGAAGAAGGTCAAACTCTATCGCTTGGGATACAAACAAACTAAAGACTTTTTCCTCTACCATTGGGACTGGACGCGCCATTTGAAGGAGCGAGGATTTTGCTGAAAGAATTCCCCGCTTCCCTTGCCTTTCTCGGCTCAATTTGTTATCATAGGTAAGGCTTTCCTTGGAGAGGTGGCTGAGTGGTCGAAAGCGGCAGATTGCTAATCTGTTGAAGGTATTAATACCTTCCGAGGGTTCAAATCCCTCTCTCTCCGTCTGAAATAATCCTAGGTAGAGAGCGACTCTCACCCTCGGAAGTTATTAAATACCTTCAACCTTTGCCTAAAATCTGCCTAAAACCACCATAACACCTCCAAAAGTAAGGGGCAAGAAATAGGTCAAATGGGTTAGATAGTAATTAGAGTTTTCTATAGAATCCATAGAGAAATCCAAGGGGTGACGGAAAAGTATATACTATGGATGTCACCCCAAGTTGCAGTGACGACCAAAACATATACTTTTCATCACCCCACGAGCGGACATGAGCCAGAAGAGAATTACACCAATCACTGGACTGAGTGAAGAAGAT
Protein-coding sequences here:
- a CDS encoding patatin-like phospholipase family protein, which translates into the protein MASFININPQLLDDQDLRLTEKQKEEIWSRFPEPVDGHYYADAIFEGGGVRGIALLGALRCCEDLGIEWKKLAGTSAGSLTAAFLAASFPINKLEEILSSIDYNGIFSQKTSPFIFNGDPSDDLQAPLSMIVSLLLTQQLGQYSSDPFRDWIAKTLKSRGIETFTDVKRLDPQRELKIVVSNITHCEMWVLPDDLNPNSARLNKDQHSHRQAILQQHNLKHYQDFSIAEAVRLSSSIPLFFKPEKLGNAYILDGGLLSNFPLWIYDRPSGDPLNPPKWPTFGFRLIDQTLNPPKINNALDLFTASLRSMANARDRYHVRHGDQGRVINIDVTKAKVTTTEFSLSSEKKVKLYRLGYKQTKDFFLYHWDWTRHLKERGFC